Genomic window (Thermodesulfobacteriota bacterium):
GTCTGATGGCGGGGGTTTTTCATCGACCGTCGTCGTGACTGAGCTGCCGCTTGAGGGATGGGAGCTTGTGGACATAGATTGCGAGAGCATCGGCGGAATACTGTTCGAAATTACTGATAACGGTTTCACGGCTGAATGCGTTGGGATCGGCGAAGGGTTCTGTGTGTTTTTTAACGTGCAGACGAGGAATATCCCCACGCTTTCGGAGTGGGGTATGATCGCGGCGGCTGGGGGGCTGATGCTGGTGGGAGTGTGGTTTGCGGTGAGGAGAAGGAAGGCTTTAAACATATAAAAGAATAAATACAAATCCTCCCTTGCCCTCCTTTGCCAAAGGAGGGAATTAAAATATAAATGGGGGATGATCGCGGCGGCGGGGGGATTAGGATTGGCAGGAGTGTTCTTCGCTATAAGGAAGAGAAGAGCGCAGATCGTTTAAATACTGTTGATTTATAAATGTAAGGTAACACCCCCACCCCAACCCTCCCCCCTTGATATGGGGAGGGAAATTAAAAGGAGTGGGGGATGATCGCGGCGGCTGGGGGAGGCAGATATTCAATAGAGTATTGAGGAGGAAATTATGCGTAAGGTTATCGCATCGATCTTGAGTTTTTTTCTTTTCCTTTTCGCTATATCCAGCGTATTTGCTGACAGGGCGGAGGCCGGCGGCGGTCAGCAAGCTTGTTCGATCGCGATCGCCAAAGAGGCAACTGTAGCGGGCATACTTTTCGAATTCCTCGTGGAGCCGTCGGTTGGGGATGATTTAATGATCAATACGGTTTCAGGTTCGTCGACCGGGTTTAATTTGAACTTCGGTCAGTCAGCCGTCGTATCCGAGATCGTGCCCGAGGGATGGAGGCTCGTTGACGTCACTTGTGAATCCGGTCCCGGTATTGCCATAATCATCGACGAAGAAAACAACGTGCTGATTAATTGCCTGACCGTCAGTGAGGGCGTATGCACTTTTACAAACGTACCGGCGGAGAACATACCCACGCTCAGCGAATGGGGGATGATCGCGGCGGCTGGGGGGTTGATGATTGTGGGAGTGTGGTTTGCGGTGAGGAGAAGAAGGGGAAGGGCTGTCTGACGAAGGATGCACGATGCAGGATGAAAAAACGAGATCCTGAAACAAGTTCAGGATGACAAGAATGTGAAATTCCCGATCGGTGCCTGCCCTGAACCGTGTCCCGTACTTGATACGGGATCTATTCAGGGTCGGGAATGACAACCTTTGAAATCCCCCTTAGTCCCTCCTTCGACCCTTCGTCCTTCGACAGGCTCAG
Coding sequences:
- a CDS encoding IPTL-CTERM sorting domain-containing protein; its protein translation is MRKVSSLSACLFLLFLIVSVYSITLLKTPDASAQQCGIGIGKSAPGGGSTEFGFEFTVDGDGPNFGTLADGQSDGGGFSSTVVVTELPLEGWELVDIDCESIGGILFEITDNGFTAECVGIGEGFCVFFNVQTRNIPTLSEWGMIAAAGGLMLVGVWFAVRRRKALNI